One region of Syngnathus scovelli strain Florida chromosome 15, RoL_Ssco_1.2, whole genome shotgun sequence genomic DNA includes:
- the fryb gene encoding protein furry homolog isoform X2: MSLEDFRSIAGLVAESRTSDYGDSLSLKSQSPSLDRDSDDQSQSQDGIVMERIASLPLPLHMYDPVDFVGRFPKFQSRSRRRTRLIVALPVGLKTPIPSVTASQGARKANVVMAPVNVDPESKPGEFVLKSLFANFTLLSERKIRIIMAEPLEKPLNKSLQRGEDPQFDQLISSMSSLAEYCLPSILRTLFDWYKRQNGLEDESHEYRPRANTKSKNDEQQKDYLLERRDLAIDFIFSLVLIEVLKQIPLHPLLDGLIQEVINLAFKHFKYKEGYLGPNTANMHIVADLYAEVVGVVAQSRFSAVRKKFISELKELRQKEQSSYVLQSTISLIMGLKFFRIKMYPVEDFEASFQFMQECAQYFLEVKDKDVKHSLAGLFVEILVPVAATVKNEVNVPCLRNFVESLYDTTLDLSSRKKHSLALYPLVTCLLCVSQKQLFLSRWHIFLNNCLSNLKNKDPKMARVALESLYRLLWVYMIRIKCESNTATQSRLMSITSTLFPKGSRSVVPRDMPLNIFVKIIQFIAQERLDFAMKEIIFDLLSVGKPAKAFSLNPERMNIGLRAFLVIADALQQKDGEPPMPNTGATLPSGNSLKKKKTYLSKTLTEEEAKLIGMSLYYSQVRRALDSVLRHLDKEVGRCMMLTSAQMLNKEPEDMITGERKPKIDLFRTCVAAVPRILPDGMSKPELIDLLSRLTVHMDDELRLISQNSLQSLLLDFADWREDVLFGYTHFLLREVQETQQGLQDASVKLLLQLLTQWRLALQLQGKMRGGVEASPRMSERSPHCSVLHAVEGLALLLLCSCQISTRKLAVGVLREIRCLFAALGHAEDEDKPMIEVMDQLSPAVLDSFVHAAVSDSSTLPMSHHVDLQFLVEWTARLVSSSYDVKSPSHVWIFAQCLKDPWVLCLHIFLRQEHLPKHCPVALSYAWPYAFTRVQLLLPLIDPNSPVNTKKTSTAGSCDNSMSLWRNYLILCLGVAKPSIMSPGHLRASTPEIMATTPDGSVTYDNKVIGTPSVAWLLKQLVPLMRAESLEITESLVLGFGCTNALVFRELMEELHPLMKEALERRPENKKRRERRDLLRLQLLRIFELLANAGVISDSTNGALERDSLVLGALFLEYVDLTRMLLEAENEKEMDVLKDIRAHFSSMVANLIQCVPVQHRRLLFPQQSLRHNLFILFSQWAGPYSVMFTPLDRYSDRNHQITRYQYCALKAMSAVLCCGPVFDNVGLSTDGYLYKWLDNILACQDKRVHRLGCEVVILLLELNPEQSNLFNWAVDRCFTGSYQLASGCFKAIAAVCGNRNYPCDLVTLLNLVLFKASDTSREIYEISMQLMQVLESKLRAYSKRMVDQKPGNILYGTHGPMPPLYSVNLSQLSNQLASMYPELTLPLFSEVSQRFPSTHSNGRQIMLSYLLPWLGNMELVDTGLLLPASSPCTPDEEVSRGPQASLAGVSLFLRGNGWGSLQATSLVLNNLMFMTAKYGDEVPGPEMESAWNALVSNERWSNNLRITLQFLISLCGVSSDTTLLPYIKKVVIYLCRNNTIQTMEELLFELQQTDPVNPVVLHCDNPPFYRFAASNKAPTSQTGTASSSNTVVVGQENLLDTDESKLLRESDERRARAHNRLESRYSNSSGGSYEDEKTDPLPPYAAWLLSVLETNRPQPLPMPVNGGCWAPLVDYLPETVMPRGPLHRCNVAVIFMTEMVVDHSVREDWALHLPLLLHALFLGLDHYRPEVYEHSKRLLLHLLIALSCNNNFQVIASVLMLTRESSDNKTLTVKSGHHSDRRRSNVPDFLRECRASPAADSGLGSASDSSSLGGVSAAGSVANLPVVTPDDLEDLEDAGLETDEKTNKLIEFLSTRVVGPLWVHEDITPKNPNSKSTEQLSNFLRHVISVFKESKSDFHLEQQLSDVALQTALCSSSRHYAGRSFQMFRALGQPINNHAVSDLVSRLVEVVGEHGDEVQGYVMEVLLTFESVVVNLAECLKNSDLMAALTRTSSPDFALSDKLMNRKSTGQLNFPGPGLAALSSQRHQRSYSVPKKFGECGYQSGEPPRSATLDRIQACTSHGLARAGRGPGSCASSTNRIDPSVLSDPAHVSHPSSILATVFWVAVSLMESDFEFEYQMSLRLVHKLLSKVPLDRAENRERLEKLQAQLRWSGFSGIQQLLLKGFTSQATSDLTLQLFCQLTPVSRVPVVDSSQSLGFPLNVLCLLPHLVQHFGHPTQFCKESAERIAQVCLVEKNTKLSHLAHVMTLYKTRSYTRDPFSWVSVVCRYLHEAFSDITLNMVTYMAELLDKGLPAMQQSLLQIIYCLLSHMDLSAVHVKQFNADVTKTIEKFVQTVHWKDALNILKLVVSRSASLVHPVYGQAHGDISNLEVSRVWDGSAKALPGKTLDFTFDISETPVIGRRFDALQGSGVREGKARAMAVTRSTSSTSSGSNSNTILVPVSWRQPQYSQKRTREKLVNVLSLCGQEVGLTKNPSVIFSSCGDLDMMMEVRESGVSSEEGGTREDTLEDTASEQQFRVFRDFDFLDVELEDGEELQGETVDNFNWGVRRRSLDSTELGDLLEESQHSGSTPSLGHEDPHDFEESSEEEESSASRSLSHSQRTNPSPSDETNRTDSLSTLYDMSAEPQSLGVAAPVPGVLLHDHLSGLHARSCGGDDDDTQAQEDELSLSTNELAAGSDCGESFTLELTGQAQVRTSHPERRPDYCQPPLDFLDPNSLPSLRDDVDDLEDLGFPPPPSPFFSAILAAFQPTVCDDAEEAWRCHVNQLVTDSDGSCAVYTFQVFSSLFRNLQGKFCTLTTDVASYLGEGLRGIGSKFLKSSQMLTSCSDCPTIYIDADTIMSYGLLEKMKFSALELQEYLDTYNTKEDAAVTWLRSCKDTFPRCPGDGVVTCQPGDSEEKQMESLAQLELCQRLYKLHFQLLLLFQSYCSLIGQVHAISSVPELLNMSRELSELRCCLQAAEAAVASDLEREHPAHSLHAHVAAMAVPTFPSSEAAVKAILECLRNHEFTKAVRYIQECRRRWPHSVFGGGAEKEVQTLLNVYFRHQTLGQTGTIALVGSRQDLGLICSKLLELNGEIRDMIRRAQGYRVVTTYLPDSSASGTSL, encoded by the exons GATCCACAGTTTGACCAG CTGATCAGCAGCATGAGCTCCCTGGCAGAGTACTGCCTGCCCTCCATTCTTAGGACACTCTTCGACTGGTACAAGCGGCAGAACGGCCTGGAGGACGAGTCGCATGAGTATCGACCCCGCGCCAACACCAAGTCAAAAAA TGATGAGCAGCAGAAGGACTACTTGCTGGAGCGGAGGGATTTGGCCATTGACTTCATCTTCTCACTGGTGCTCATCGAAGTGTTGAAGCAG ATCCCATTGCATCCCCTCCTCGATGGACTCATCCAGGAAGTAATCAACTTGGCCTTCAAGCACTTCAAATACAAGGAAGG GTATCTGGGACCCAACACGGCCAACATGCACATCGTGGCCGACCTCTACGCAGAAGTTGTGGGAGTGGTGGCCCAGTCCAG ATTCTCGGCCGTTAGGAAGAAGTTCATCTCGGAGCTGAAGGAATTGCGACAGAAGGAGCAGAGCTCCTACGTCCTGCAGTCCACCATCAGCCTCATCATGGGCCTCAAGTTCTTCCGCATCAAAATGTACCCCGTGGAGGACTTTGAGGCCTCCTTCCAGTTCATGCAG GAGTGTGCGCAGTATTTTCTGGAGGTGAAGGACAAGGATGTTAAGCACTCTCTGGCCGGACTCTTTGTGGAGATTCTGGTGCCTGTCGCTGCT ACGGTGAAGAATGAAGTGAACGTGCCGTGCCTGCGCAACTTTGTGGAGAGCTTGTACGACACCACGCTGGACCTGTCCTCCAGGAAGAAACACTCCCTG GCGCTGTATCCTCTGGTGACGTGTCTGCTGTGCGTGAGTCAGAAGCAGTTGTTTCTCAGTCGCTGGCACATTTTCCTCAACAACTGCCTGTCCAACCTCAAG AATAAAGACCCCAAGATGGCCCGCGTGGCCCTGGAGTCGCTCTACCGCCTGCTGTGGGTTTACATGATCCGAATCAAGTGCGAGAGCAACACTGCCACACAAAG CCGCCTTATGTCCATCACCTCCACGCTCTTCCCCAAGGGGAGCCGCAGCGTGGTCCCCCGAGACATGCCACTCAATATCTTTGTCAAGATCATCCAGTTTATCGCGCAG GAGAGGCTGGACTTTgccatgaaggagatcatctttGATCTTCTGAGTGTGGGGAAGCCCGCCAAAGCCTTCAGCCTTAATCCAGAG CGTATGAACATCGGCCTACGAGCCTTCCTGGTCATCGCTGATGCCCTGCAGCAGAAAGACGGCGAGCCTCCCATGCCCAACACGGGCGCCACGCTGCCCTCGGGCAACtctctgaagaagaagaagacctaCCTGAGCAAAACCCTCACAGAGGAGGAGGCCAAGCTCATTGGCATGTCCTTGTACTACTCGCAGGTGCGCAGGGCGCTGGATAGTGTCCTCAGGCACCTGGACAAGGAGGTGGGCCGCTGCATGATGCTCACCAGCGCGCAAATGCTCAACAAAGAACCTGAGGACATGATCAC GGGTGAAAGGAAGCCCAAGATCGACCTGTTCCGGACGTGTGTTGCTGCCGTTCCTCGGATACTTCCCGACGGAATGTCTAAGCCCGAGCTCATTGACCTCCTTTCACG ACTTACGGTGCACATGGACGACGAGCTACGTCTTATTTCCCAGAACTCCCTTCAGAGCCTCTTGCTAGATTTCGCCGACTGGAGGGAAGACGTGCTCTTCGGCTACACGCATTTCCTGCTGCGCGAGGTGCAAGAGACCCAGCAGGGTCTTCAAGACGCGTCGGTGAAGCTCTTGCTGCAGCTTCTCACTCAGTGGAGGCTGGCGCTGCAACTACAGGGGAAGATGCGAGGCGGCGTGGAG GCGAGCCCCAGAATGTCTGAGCGGAGCCCGCACTGCTCGGTTCTTCACGCCGTGGAAGGTCTGGCTTTGCTGCTACTCTGCTCGTGCCAGATAAGCACCAGGAAGCTAGCGGTGGGCGTGCTCAGAGAGATTCGATGCCTGTTCGCCGCGCTCGGGCACGCCGAG GATGAAGACAAACCCATGATTGAAGTCATGGACCAGCTGAGTCCGGCTGTTCTGGACAGCTTCGTCCACGCGGCCGTCTCCGACTCG TCCACGCTACCCATGAGTCACCACGTGGACCTCCAGTTCCTGGTGGAGTGGACGGCACGACTGGTGAGCAGCTCTTATGACGTGAAGAGCCCCAGCCACGTGTGGATCTTCGCCCAGTGCCTGAAGGACCCCTGGGTGCTGTGCCTGCACATTTTCCTGCGCCAGGAACACCTGCCAAAGCACTGCCCAGTGGCCCTGAGCTATGCCTGGCCCTACGCCTTCACGCgggtgcagctgctgctgccgctcatCGACCCCAA CAGCCCGGTCAACACAAAGAAGACCAGCACGGCCGGCTCCTGCGACAACTCCATGTCTCTGTGGCGGAACTACCTCATCCTGTGCCTCGGGGTGGCTAAGCCCAGCATCATGTCGCCCGGACACCTCCGGGCATCCACGCCCGAGATCATGGCCACCACGCCCGACGGCAGCGTCACCTACGACAATAAG GTGATTGGCACGCCGTCAGTCGCCTGGCTTCTCAAGCAGCTCGTTCCACTGATGAGAGCCGAGAGTCTGGAGATCACCGAGTCTCTGGTGTTGGGCTTTGGCTGCACCAATGCCCTCGTCTTCAG GGAGCTGATGGAAGAACTGCATCCACTCATGAAGGAGGCTCTAGAACGTCGACCTGAG AACAAGAAGCGACGAGAGAGGAGGGATCTTCTTAGGCTGCAGCTGCTGAGAATCTTTGAGCTGTTGGCCAACGCCGGTGTCATCAGTGATAG CACCAACGGAGCGCTGGAGCGCGACTCGCTGGTGCTGGGGGCCTTGTTCCTGGAGTACGTGGACCTGACGCGAATGCTCCTGGAGGCGGAGAACGAGAAGGAGATGGACGTGCTCAAAGACATCAGAGCTCACTTTAGCAGCATGGTGGCCAACCTCATCCAGTGCGTGCCTG TCCAGCACCGTCGCCTCCTGTTCCCCCAGCAGTCTCTCCGCCATAACCTCTTCATCCTCTTCAGCCAATGGGCCGGGCCCTACAGCGTCATGTTCACGCCCCTAGACCGCTACAGCGACCGCAACCATCAGATCACTCGCTACCAGTACTGCGCTCTCAAG GCCATGTCGGCTGTCCTGTGCTGCGGTCCCGTGTTCGACAACGTGGGTCTGTCCACCGACGGCTACCTCTACAAATGGCTGGACAACATCTTGGCCTGCCAAGACAAGCGG GTTCACCGTCTGGGCTGTGAGGTGGTGATTCTGctgctggagctgaacccggagCAGAGCAACCTGTTCAACTGGGCCGTGGATCGTTGCTTCACCGGATCGTACCAGCTGGCGTCCGGATGCTTCAAGGCCATCGCCGCCGTGTGCGGGAACAG GAACTACCCGTGTGACCTGGTGACGCTGCTCAATTTGGTGCTGTTCAAGGCGTCAGACACCAGCAGGGAAATCTATGAGATCTCCATGCAGCTGATGCAG GTGCTGGAATCCAAACTACGTGCGTACTCCAAGCGCATGGTGGACCAAAAGCCTGGTAACATCTTGTACGGCACACATGGGCCTATGCCGCCTCTCTACAGTGTCAACCTATCGCAGCTCTCCAACCAACTGGCTAGCATGTACCCAGAACTCACACTGCCTCTCTTCTCGG AGGTGAGCCAGCGCTTCCCGAGCACCCACTCCAACGGGCGTCAGATCATGCTGTCTTACCTGCTGCCCTGGCTGGGCAACATggagctggtggacacaggCCTCCTGCTGCCGGCCTCCAGCCCCTGCACGCCCGACGAGGAGGTCTCTCGCGGGCCCCAAGCCAGTCTGGCGGGCGTGTCACTCTTCCTCAGGGGCAACGGCTGGGGCAGCCTGCAGGCCACCTCGCTGGTTCTCAACAACCTCATGTTCATGACAGCCAAG TATGGCGACGAGGTGCCCGGGCCGGAGATGGAGAGTGCTTGGAACGCTTTGGTGTCCAATGAACGCTGGAGCAACAACCTGAGGATCACCCTGCAGTTTCTCATCAGCTTGTGTGGAGTCAGCAGTGACACCACACTCTTACCTTAT ATCAAGAAGGTGGTGATCTACTTGTGCCGGAACAACACCATCCAGACCATGGAGGAGCTCCTGTTTGAGCTTCAGCAGACCGACCCTGTTAACCCCGTGGTACTGCACTGCGACAACCCGCCTTTCTACCGATTTGCTGCCAGCAACAAGGCACCCACCTCGCAGACGG GCACTGCCTCCAGCAGCAACACCGTTGTGGTCGGACAGGAGAACCTGCTGGACACAGATGAAAGCAAACTGCTCAGGGAGAGTGATGAGCG GAGGGCGAGGGCGCACAACAGGCTGGAGTCCCGCTACAGCAACAGCTCAGGAGGTTCCTACGAGGACGAGAAAA CTGACCCTCTCCCGCCATACGCTGCCTGGCTGCTGAGCGTCCTGGAGACGAACCGCCCTCAGCCGCTGCCCATGCCCGTAAATGGTGGCTGCTGGGCACCGCTGGTGGACTATCTGCCCGAGACCGTCATGCCCAGGGGACCCCTACACAG GTGTAATGTGGCCGTCATTTTCATGACAGAAATGGTGGTGGATCACAGCGTGAGAGAAGACTGGGCTTTGCACCTTCCCCTGCTGCTGCACGCGCTCTTCTTGG GCCTGGACCACTACAGGCCGGAAGTCTATGAGCACAGCAAGCGCCTCCTTCTGCACCTCCTCATAGCGTTGTCGTGTAACAACAACTTTCAG GTGATCGCCTCGGTCTTGATGTTAACCAGAGAGAGCAGCGACAACAAGACCCTGACGGTTAAGTCCGGCCACCACAGCGACCGCCGGCGCTCCA ACGTGCCTGACTTCCTGCGGGAGTGCCGGGCGTCGCCCGCGGCCGATTCGGGCCTGGGCTCGGCGTCCGACTCATCCAGCCTGGGTGGTGTCAGCGCAGCGGGCAGCGTGGCCAACCTTCCCGTTGTCACGCCAGACGACCTGGAAGACCTGGAAGACGCAGGCCTCGAAACGGACGAGAAGACCAACAAACTCATCGAGTTTCTCTCTACCAG AGTCGTGGGGCCACTGTGGGTGCACGAGGACATCACACCCAAAAACCCAAACTCCAAGAGCACCGAGCAGCTCTCCAACTTCTTGCGCCATGTCATCTCCGTCTTCAAGGAGTCTAAGTCAG ActtccacctggagcagcagctgaGCGACGTGGCGCTGCAGACCGCGCTGTGCAGCTCGTCTCGTCATTACGCCGGTCGCTCCTTTCAGATGTTCCGGGCGCTGGGGCAGCCCATCAACAACCACGCCGTGTCCGACCTGGTGTCTCGCCTCGTAGAGGTGGTGGGCGAGCACGGGGACGAGGTGCAG GGCTACGTGATGGAAGTGCTGCTCACGTTTGAATCGGTGGTGGTCAACCTGGCCGAGTGTCTGAAGAACAGCGACCTAATGGCGGCGCTCACCAG GACGTCGTCTCCCGACTTTGCACTGAGCGACAAGCTGATGAACCGGAAGAGCACGGGACAGCTCAACTTCCCCGGCCCGGGGCTGGCGGCTCTGTCGTCTCAGCGCCACCAACGCTCCTACTCGGTACCCAAAAAATTTGGCGAGTGTGGCTACCAGTCCGGCGAACCCCCTCGCAGTGCCACTCTGGACCGTATTCAG GCCTGCACCAGTCATGGCCTGGCACGGGCGGGCAGGGGCCCGGGCTCCTGTGCCTCCTCCACCAATCGCATTGATCCCAGCGTCCTGTCAGACCCTGCCCACGTGTCGCACCCGTCTTCCATACTGGCCACTGTCTTCTGGGTGGCAGTCTCACTCATGGAGTCGGACTTTGAATTTGAGTACCAGATGTCACTGCGCCTGGTGCACAAGCTCCTGTCCAAG GTGCCTTTGGACCGGGCAGAGAACCGTGAGCgtctggagaagcttcaggctCAGCTGAGGTGGAGCGGCTTCTCGGGCATCCAGCAGCTCCTGCTGAAGGGCTTCACCTCCCAGGCCACATCCGACCTCACCCTGCAGCTCTTCTGCCAGCTCACGCCCGTCTCCCGCGtaccggtggtggacagctcgCAGTCTCTGG GTTTCCCGCTCAACGTGCTGTGTCTGTTGCCGCACCTGGTGCAGCACTTTGGGCACCCCACGCAGTTCTGCAAGGAGAGTGCAGAGAGAATTGCACAG GTGTGTTTGGTGGAGAAGAACACCAAGCTGTCCCACCTGGCCCACGTGATGACGCTGTACAAGACGCGCTCGTACACGCGGGACCCCTTCTCCTGGGTCAGCGTAGTGTGCCGCTACCTCCACGAGGCCTTCTCCGACATAACGCTCAACATGGTCACCTACATGGCGGAG CTACTGGATAAAGGCCTTCCCGCCATGCAGCAGTCGCTCCTGCAGATCATCTACTGCTTGCTCAGCCACATGGACCTAAGCGCCGTGCACGTCAAGCAGTTCAATGCCGATGTCACCAAGACCATCGAGAAGTTTGTGCAA ACGGTGCACTGGAAGGACGCCCTGAACATTCTGAAGTTGGTGGTGTCGCGCTCAGCCAGCCTGGTGCACCCGGTGTACGGCCAGGCCCACGGCGACATCTCCAACCTGGAGGTGAGCAGAGTGTGGGACGGCTCGGCCAAGGCGCTGCCTGGGAAAACCCTGGACTTCACCTTTGACATCTCCGAG ACGCCGGTGATTGGGCGGCGCTTTGACGCGCTCCAGGGCTCTGGCGTCAGGGAGGGCAAGGCCCGAGCCATGGCCGTCACCCGCAGCACCTCGTCCACCTCTTCGGGGTCCAACTCCAATACCATCCTGGTTCCTGTCAGCTGGAGACAACCTCAGTATTCTCAG AAGCGGACCAGAGAGAAGCTGGTGAACGTTCTTTCACTGTGTGGACAAGAAGTTGGACTGACCAAGAACCCTTCA GTGATCTTCTCATCCTGCGGCGACCTGGACATGATGATGGAAGTGCGTGAGAGCGGCGTGTCGTCGGAGGAGGGCGGCACCAGGGAGGACACGCTGGAGGACACGGCCAGCGAGCAGCAGTTCAGAGTTTTCAGAGACTTTGACTTCCTGGATGTGGAGCTGGAGGACGGCGAG GAACTCCAG GGCGAGACGGTGGACAACTTCAACTGGGGTGTGCGACGCCGATCCCTGGACAGCACCGAGCTAGGCGACCTGCTGGAGGAGAGCCAGCATTCGGGGAGCACGCCTAGCCTGGGACACGAAGACCCCCATGATTTCGAGGAGTCCTCAGAGGAAGAGGAGTCTTCCGCCAGCCGGAGTCTGTCGCATTCGCAGCGG ACCAATCCGTCTCCATCGGACGAGACCAACCGCACGGACTCTCTGTCCACGTTGTACGATATGTCTGCCGAGCCGCAGTCCTTGGGCGTCGCCGCACCGGTCCCGGGGGTGCTGCTGCATGACCACCTCAGTGGCCTCCAT GCGAGATCGTGCGGTGGTGACGATGACGACACTCAGGCTCAGGAGGACGAGCTGTCCCTGAGCACCAACGAGCTCGCCGCTGGCTCCGACTGCGGGGAAAGCTTCACCTTGGAGCTGACGGGGCAAGCGCAGGTCCGCACATCTCATCCGGAGCGTCGGCCTGACTATTGCCAACCGCCGCTGGACTTTCTAGACCCCAACAGTCTGCCTAG TCTACGTGACGACGTGGATGACTTGGAGGACCTGGGcttcccgccgccgccgtcccCGTTTTTCTCCGCCATCTTGGCCGCCTTCCAGCCGACTGTATGCGATGACGCGGAGGAGGCGTGGCGCTGTCATGTCAACCAGTTGGTGACCGACTCGGACGGCTCCTGCGCCGTCTACACCTTCCAGGTCTTCTCGTCACTCTTCAGG AACCTCCAAGGAAAGTTCTGCACTTTGACCACAGACGTGGCTTCCTACCTTGGCGAGGGCTTGAGGGGGATTGGTTCCAAGTTCCTCAAGTCCTCTCAGATGCTGACCTCCTGCTCGGACTGCCCGACCATATACATTGATGCAGACACC ATCATGTCTTATGGCCTCCTGGAGAAGATGAAGTTCAGCGCGCTGGAGCTTCAGGAGTACCTGGACACCTACAACACAAAAGAAGACGCAGCAGTCACG TGGCTGCGCAGCTGTAAGGACACATTTCCCAGATGCCCCGGCGACGGTGTGGTCACGTGccagcctggagactctgaagaGAAA CAAATGGAGTCTCTGGCC CAACTGGAGTTGTGCCAGAGGCTGTACAAGCTGCACTTCCAGCTTCTGCTGCTCTTCCAGTCCTACTGCTCGCTCATCGGCCAAGTTCACGCCATCAGCTCCGTGCCCGAG CTGCTCAACATGTCCCGGGAGCTGAGCGAGCTCCGCTGCTGCCTTCAGGCAGCGGAGGCGGCGGTGGCCAGCGACCTGGAGCGCGAACACCCGGCCCACTCGCTTCACGCCCACGTGGCTGCGATGGCCGTGCCCACTTTCCCATCGTCGGAGGCGGCGGTCAAGGCCATCCTGGAGTGTCTCAGGAACCACGAGTTCACCAAGGCCGTCCGCTACATTCAAGAGTGCAG GCGGCGGTGGCCTCACAGCGTGTTCGGTGGCGGCGCCGAGAAGGAAGTCCAGACTTTGCTCAATGTGTACTTCCGGCACCAGACTTTGGGCCAGACGGGCACCATCGCCCTGGTGGGCTCTCGTCAGGACCTTGGCCTGATCTGCTCCAAGCTGCTGGAGCTCAACGGCGAGATCCGCGACATGATCCGCCGCGCTCAGGGCTACCGCGTGGTCACCACCTACCTCCCCGACTCCAGCGCCTCTGGCACCAGCCTCTGA